DNA from Pomacea canaliculata isolate SZHN2017 linkage group LG9, ASM307304v1, whole genome shotgun sequence:
AGCCGCTGTCTACAAAGCAAGCACTTCAGGCAGTGAAGGTGGGATGGGATACAGATATGGTCCGATCACAGCACGATGTTGAATGACTTCGCCATTTTGGAACGTTTTACTCTGACCCCGCcaaagtttgttttcagattGAAGATGAGGCATGAGAGTTGCCATTGTTCCAGACTTTTCATTCAAATAACCATACACACGCTGCACTCGCAGACATTCATGCAGTCGCACAGTTCGCTGTAAAGATTTGCGCACAAATTGCGAAGAATTTAACGTGATTTGAAGAACACTTGTCAAGTTTTTCTGTCCCATCCCCATTTTCAAGTACAGAAACTCTGCACCCATCCCggaatatacatgtatatcacaGCTTTGCCATCATCACTTCGAGCAGTGCTTGTCcttgtgactttatttttgCCATTACGCTGAtcaatgaagatgaagaaccaAGAGCTTTACCAGGCGGTGGTAACAATAACAAAGGGTCTGAGCTAATAACAGGTTTGTTTAATACTTCGCAAACTGAGCATCACACACACGAAGACAGTTGTGAAAACCCTTATGGTCTTGATGAAAGCACAAATGGTATCAGGTTAGCTTTTGTAACTTTATCGGCAGTTtaacacaaccaaaaaaaagtaTCGAGGCTTAATACAATTTGTCGCAAAATACAccaaatgtttgtgttgtgtttgcttTGAAAAGACTTCAAGTTGTGGGAAAACGTTGGAAAAGTATTTCTCCAGTAGTCTCCagatttgcttgttttgtttttgagggtTTTTCAACCTCATGAAAGCACCATCGTGTCTTTTGTTATGCGCTGAAAGTGTAATTTTTCTGTGCATTCCGTGTTTGTACGTGAATGCACACAGCGCAGTTTTTCGGAGACAacacattctgtctacacgaGAGTCCGTGTGTTCTACTCATTGAGTGTGTCGCTGTCGCCAACCCGCTTGCAGGAGTCCGAGTCCACGTAGGTTTTTTCAGTCTCCGTGCGATGAAGCACGCGGTATTTGCGCGTGCGACTCTCTGGCGACGACATGGGCGTAGGGTCACTGTAGGTGTTCTCGTTGCACCACTGTTGGTCTGCTACCATCTCCCTCCTCTGCGAGCTCCTGTTTGGGGGCAGAGTCGTAACACTCAGGGAGGGATACAAGCTTTTCTCCTCGCCGCACGTGCGGCAGCGACAGAGGAGGATGCTGTAATAGGCGCGGCGGAACTGCGAGTTCATGAGGCCGTAGATGAGCGGGTTGACAGCGCTGCCCACGTACACGGTGATGAGGCAGAACATGTGAAAGCGCTTGGATAGCACGGTATTCCAGTCCACAATGCTGGAGATGGTGCAAGGGAAGTAGGAGAGAGCGAAGACGAGAAAGATGGTGGCCATCATTTTTGTCAGGTGCATTTCCTTGCGCTGGATGTGCTGGTCTAGGTGGCGGTCGTGCGAGAGTAGCCGTCCCTGCCGTACGCGGCGGTGAGAAGCTTTGGTAGTACGGTAGATGCTGAGGTAGAAGTAGAGGATGAGCATGCAGGGGATGGCGGCGCGCACGATAAGGAGAAAGAGTTTGAATGACTGGCTGTCGTGGTCCAGCAGCAGGTTGCATGTCACCATCATGGCAACATAGCCGAAGTGGCCCCACACCTCGAGCAGTGCCGGCGTCAGGCAGGTAACAGGCAACACCCAGGCCACCGCCAACATGGCGGCGATACGCCGTGCCACGAAGAGGCGGCGGTAGCTTGTCAGGTCAACGATCAGCTTGTAGCGGTTCCACGCAATCAGCGTGATGGTCATGATGGTCGTACCTGCAGGAAAAAGCAACCAGAAAGATGTACTACAAAGGTGTACCAGGTTGGGTGGACGACATCATAATAAAGACATTAGGTACGCAGTGGAGCAGATCACTAACGTTAAGTCATCAACTAGTGACGTACAATGCACCGAGCCCCATGTCTGAATATCAAACCCCGTCTATGTGAGGTGAACCGGTTTCTTTTCACACTTGCACATAGCagcagttttaattttaaaataccgcaattgcaattatttttgtgtgggcTGTATTGCTAAATCTGACGCTGGGCATTTATTAGGGAGAGTACAAGAAAGTATTTTACGTCTCATGTCTAGCCTCACCTGTGAGAGTATAGCCTAGAAAACCGACGAATTTGCAGAGCTGTTGGGGCAGGTGCCAGCCGTCCACGACATATGTATAGATGTTGAAGGGAAGGACGACCGTGACAAAGAGGAGGTCGCACACGCTGAGGTTGACTACGAAGGCGTTGGACACGGTCTGTAGCTTTTTGGTGGTCCGCACAGCCACGATGACCAGGATGTTACCTGTAAACAGGTAGAGAACATTTATGTTGGGGGTTCGCTGACATCATGTGGCAGTTGTGAGACTAGCAGGACCATCGTAACGTTTCCTTATCAAGATGTGTATAGTGAAAAGTTATTCCATGTTGTGGTAAAGCACGTGACCTTCTGGCCGCTAGGCGACATGCATGAAATGGATTGACATAACACCAAAGAACCCACCTATACAGCCCACCACGATGACAATGCCCATGAGAGACACCGCTGCGTAGAGGGCCACCTGTGAATGGATGGCGCTGATGACGTGGCTGTATACCATGCTGTCCGTTGTGAGTACTGACGTGTTCTCAGGCACCTCGAACATGGTGTAGTCCTGTAGGTCAGTGGTGAGATCAGTTAGAGACAGCGCCATGTAACGACTGAGAGAGCGTGTGACTACTATCACATTATCCTCGCTAATTGTTATGTACTGTAAACttcctgacaacaacaaacagcacaaTCTTGACGTCACTGCACACTAGGAATGACAGGACGGTTGTGGGCTTGTCACACTGTTGTCAGTGTCGGTGACACACAGTCCGTGGAAAGGGTGGCGCAGACACCGATGTTTGCCTCTGGAAGGTTGAAGGCAGACTGAGAAAGCTGCGTGAGCACGCGCACAGATAACCGCACGTGCGCCTTGTGTCGGGCATCCTTCTGGAACCTGGCGCGGCGGGCAGGGCAGCGAGGCGCGCGCTGATTGGTGGAATGGGCTGTGGCGTCAGCACGCACTCATTATGCACTCATCTGCCATTGGTCGTTAGCTGGAGCGCTCCTCTGAGTCGGTGGAGGGTGACGGCACGCGGAGCATCCCTCTGACACTTATTTCACCACCAGAAGGTACTTTCCTAAGGTTTGGCCTTTATTTGCCACGTGTGATTAGCTGAGTATTTATAGGTAGGTGGCGTGTGTACATTAACTGTCGTTTGAATTGTACGCCGGGTAGATTACACGTGGGAATCAGGGTTTTATTTATGTAGGTTTTCAGGTGTAATCAGTCCAGCTGATGAAGTAGGATGAAAACGTGACGTTCGATCACGTGTCGATGGCTTAAATGAATTTGGAGGCGTCTGTGCTGGTCTGCTACAAGCAACGGACGGTGACTGAGGATCTCAGACCAGAGGGCGGCTGCCCTCGTGCTGTGGGCTGGCTGCGACACGTGACCGTGCACTGGAGCTAGGTGACTGAGTTGCTGAGTGGACAGATCCACACACTGACCTCTGGTCAGCTGACGCCAAGTCAGGTTAGCGGGCATGCGCAATGGTGGAGGCGTTGTCGCATCTTGGGTAGGCGTCAGTTGAGTGCGTCTTGGCTACGTGCCACAACGCTTGGCGGGGTTGATGAGCGCGGCACGCGGGTAGATCCTGACTGGCGGAGAATGGAAAGTGTTACCCGATACGGCTGGCTTCCTGCTGATGGATGGTGTGCGGGGGCTGTAGAGGGGCTTCGCACGGCTTCATTTCCATCACCCAGTGAAGGTCTGTCTTCGCATTTGTCTTTCGGGGCTCAAGAATAGTTCCTCCGATGCACGTCACGGATGAGCTGCGTGTGGACATAACTGACAgtcctttcttctgtctttgagTAAATCTTTGCTAAAAATGGGGAGAGTGGATCATGGGATGGCGGGCATATGTTTTATTGAcataagaaagttttgttttgcaatttcttgcgcttttttctctctgctgaGTGAAATCGTTTTATTTCCGTAGCTTTGACAGTTGATCAAAATGTGAGGACTTTACGGTAATTGTATCTCACTCAAACAGATGacttcaaaaaatagttttgcgCTCACGTGAAACATTTTACTTTGCGTCTCTTTAACGTCTCTTCCTcttaatttttatcaaaacttGGAGAGATTTACACATATTCGCCTACACATTCAGTCTTCGAATTTTGCGCcaagtttttgattttttaatacCAACTCCTGcgtgttttgtttaattttatggtgtacaaacaaatgataaaacttTTGATTCTTAGCTTGTTGTCTCGTTACCAAATATGCAGCGGAACGAACAATTGCACTGTTGACAAAAATGCTGATTggtattttaaatgtttggttGCAGTTTTGCTATGAAATGGTACTTCTCCGTAATTTAACACGGTACCGAGGTGgtgatttgttttgttaagGTTTCCGTGCTCGTAAATATTCAGTGATCAAGTATCTTTTGCGATGACTTAGTACCTTAAGTTGCATTTAGTTCGTTTTAAGGAAAATGCATTTCGTGGTCAGCATAGACGTTCAAATATTGAATAGTCCCCCTCAAAACGAGAAGTCTACTGCGTgtaaaggtcacatgcatgtgTAATCTCCGAAATTGTCCAGCGATGGCGTGAAAAGGTTAATTAGGACTGAAAACTCGTAAAGCGCATGCGAGTGTACTTATCAATAGACATAGCTCCTCTGTACTATATACAACATgtttgtgaatatatatattgactGTATGTTTTATCTGTGAGTGTCCATACCTtgactcattttcttttttgttttttttttgtttgttacagaGCCGAGTGTCATATTGAAGTAATGGCCAAGTCAAAGAACCACACCAACCACAACCAGAGTAAGTAGTGTAGTCCGTTAGTGCATGTTTTTTGTCACATTTGTGGATGTAACAATGGTATCAATAACATCTGTtgatttttattgtattgtattagtaaaatattttcctatATTTATTTTGGCTAGATCTCTTGTTGAAGACGCTGGGAAgtcagttttatgttttaaaagtgtGTGAGTACGACAGAGCGTTATCACATCTCTTTAAGCCTTGGGTAAGAAACAGCAGTGTTATTTATAAAGACTTGTGACTAAAGCGAGTAGTGTTTACTGCGGATGCTGCAAGGccgttttgttgttgtttttgagtTTGTGTCTGGCTTTGTTTTAACGCTAGCTCAACTTTATTAAGACATGTTTGAATTATGATTTTGGTGTAAGATTTAATTTTGGATAGAATGAGCTGACAACGATCAAGCGCAGGTTTAAACTGACAACTACTCTTGACCGTTCGTCCATGCGTGAAACAAGTCTGTGTCCCAATAAAAAAAGTTGCGGATTTGCCGTGGGGATTGCGTCGTGCTCCTTGAACTCAAAGATTCAAAGAACACGTGCACTGCTCTTCCTCCTTCAAGTTTTCACCTGCTTCTATTTGGttcattctttttctccctcACCTAGGTGCGTAGTCTTCTACCCCGGATGCAGGAGGTTAGGGGCTACGTCAGCCGCGCCACCTGATGCAAGTGTGTCTGGCACACTTTTCTCCGGCTCACGTATTCCCAAGTGGGAGCAGGTTGGTGGGctgaggggtgggtgggaaatggGAGTGTAAGACCTACCCCGCGTGCGTGAGTAAACCTTGGGTTCTGCAGACAAGTGGGTCCTTATCGTGTTTAGTCTGGCAGGTGTTTAAGCACCACAACCGCCGATAGACATCTACATGTTAAATTATCTGTTAGCGTCCCTATCGCCAGTGAATGGCGTCACTGATTCACATCGCCTCTTCCTTGACTAAAGGTGTTAATCTTTAGGGGGTCGTCACGGTGAACAGGTGATGGAAAGTGGGGGTTTGTGTTTGCCAGCACTATATCACGGGGTGGGTGGATGTAGAGAGCAGCGCCCTCGGGAGACCTGAGTGAGCTTTGGGCCTGGTGTGAGTCGGTGTGTGGGTAGTGCGGGTCTGTGCGTGTCCCGGCGTCTCCAGTAACCAGGTCGGAATGATCAGTGCTAGGTACTCTGCGCCAGTCTTGTTGTCTGACATGCATGTCGAGCATCACCACAGAGCTACAGCAGGCTCTGCTGCAATAGTCCTGAACGATCAGTTCAGCTGATTGTAACAGGTAGCCACAGAGTTCGCTCACTGGATCGCGGCAGTCGCTCTGAAAGCCCTCTGACATCGCGAGGATGTTAAACGAAGCCTGTGGGGTGAGTCCAAGGCGTGGCCACTGGTCGGGCGTCCGTCCACTTCAAACTTTCACCCCGCGCGACCTTTATACTTTCACCTCTAAGCTGCTGGCCGAACTATTTTTACTGATGGCGGGAATGAATGGGGTGGAGCCAGAGGGAGGCTTGACGTCTTTCTTACTCGGCCAGTTCTGGTGGTCGAGGTTGAGAACAAAGGGTGAGAAGGGCTTGTGATCGTTGTTTTGAATGCGACGTACATGCGTGCTTCGGCGTACGCTGGTGTctacactgtattattattatttcttttaatttttatgtgtactcCCTTACCCCCTAAATCTTCGACCAAGTAGTCCATCTGATGATTTTAATGACCTTTCTATTGGAACGCCATCCGCAATTTCGTGGCGATTACTTGACAAGCACTTCTATCCACACAGTTTTATACTCTACGAAGCACCCTAAAGTCCGAGGCTGGATGTGTGGTGGACGTGCGGGTGGAAGTCTATTTCAGTCCGAACTCTGTACGCCAATATGAACTACGTGGACTTGTGTGGTGGACGTGCGGGTGGACACGTTTGACGATCAGTCGGCAGCCATAAGTCTCAGGAGTAGCTTCTCCCCATGCACCCACCCGGTAGTTACTGGCGTTGGATACCCTTCAAGACCCGCGTGCTTCTTGTTTGTTGTAACGAGCAGTTGGCTTAAACACTGAGGAGCAGAAACGGAATTCTGTTTACATTTACCAGGTCGGGTCCCGTGATTTCCGTATGAGCGAGTCCTCTCTTGTCAGTCCCTGATTTATGGCTTAATATGTCGTCATTGAACGACGAAGCCATAGTGATGTTGCCGTTCAGAAAGAGGCTTCAACGAGAAAAAGACTTGAGATATGGTTGTAGACGATCTTTTTCACTCCCTTTTCTTTCCGTTACTGTCCAGAATACCTGACAGGGATAAAGGTCATGGGATTataactgtatatttttttttcagacaagaaGGCACACAGAAATGGCATCAAAAGACCAAA
Protein-coding regions in this window:
- the LOC112572289 gene encoding G-protein coupled receptor moody-like — its product is MALSLTDLTTDLQDYTMFEVPENTSVLTTDSMVYSHVISAIHSQVALYAAVSLMGIVIVVGCIGNILVIVAVRTTKKLQTVSNAFVVNLSVCDLLFVTVVLPFNIYTYVVDGWHLPQQLCKFVGFLGYTLTGTTIMTITLIAWNRYKLIVDLTSYRRLFVARRIAAMLAVAWVLPVTCLTPALLEVWGHFGYVAMMVTCNLLLDHDSQSFKLFLLIVRAAIPCMLILYFYLSIYRTTKASHRRVRQGRLLSHDRHLDQHIQRKEMHLTKMMATIFLVFALSYFPCTISSIVDWNTVLSKRFHMFCLITVYVGSAVNPLIYGLMNSQFRRAYYSILLCRCRTCGEEKSLYPSLSVTTLPPNRSSQRREMVADQQWCNENTYSDPTPMSSPESRTRKYRVLHRTETEKTYVDSDSCKRVGDSDTLNE